A section of the Drosophila subobscura isolate 14011-0131.10 chromosome A, UCBerk_Dsub_1.0, whole genome shotgun sequence genome encodes:
- the LOC117903288 gene encoding uncharacterized protein LOC117903288 codes for MELIKMKRNLEFNNMSNVELQVWTTRILGEAQCENAMNQNLESTSIARMSHFERNAIDAAIACHGLFIDNDDEEKPPPVRRQRLWLPQSTLSNATAHSNNRNVVSDFNEAVILETIDSLGLLRRP; via the exons ATGGAATTGATAAAAATGAAGCGAAATTTGGAGT tCAACAATATGTCAAATGTGGAGCTGCAGGTATGGACGACTCGTATCCTGGGCGAAGCTCAGTGCGAAAATGCAATGAATCAAAATCTTGAGTCGACATCCATCGCTAGGATGTCACATTTTGAGCGAAATGCCATCGATGCAGCTATTGCTTGCCACGGACTTTTTAtagataatgatgatgaagagaAACCGCCTCCAGTTCGTCGACAGCGCCTGTGGCTGCCGCAGTCTACATTGAGCAACGCAACAgcgcacagcaacaacagaaatgttGTTTCAGACTTTAACGAAGCTGTTATATTGGAGACCATTGACAGTCTCGGCCTACTCAGGAGACCTTAA
- the LOC117903284 gene encoding glycosyltransferase-like domain-containing protein 1-like — MSSVKPQILIIEPFYGGSHKQLIDTLVECLNLTNYELFSLPAKKWHWRARTSALFFSQLIPFDHNYKVLFTSSVLSLAELIGVRPDLIACRKIVYFHENQLVYPVREVKTRDCQYGFNEILSCLAADIVLFNSNFNRTSFLDNVQPFLNIPPDFKLKHIREKIENKCEVLYFPIKFHALTNDRRIVDVKLNADANLDQDCLHLIWPHRWEHDKNPDLLVEVLLELSNRQVNFKVTICGESYQEVPEAFEGIREKLGSKLINYGHLSREEYIKSLLAGDIVISTASHEFYGVSMLEATYCGCYPVAPNKLVYPEIYPKPNLYSTTNSLIKMLYNWCRSPEHFRRHRVKFFESFSFDKYSAEHLVPKYLDKMGISSNLRQSES; from the exons ATGTCCTCAGTCAAGCCGCAGATTTTAATAATAGAGCCATTTTATGGCGGAAGCCATAAGCAGCTAATAGACACGTTGGTGGAGT GCCTGAATCTAACCAACTATGAACTTTTCAGCCTACCGGCAAAAAAGTGGCACTGGCGTGCCCGCACCTCTGCACTCTTCTTTTCGCAGCTTATTCCGTTCGATCACAATTACAAAGTGCTCTTCACGAGCTCAGTTCTTAGTTTGGCAGAGCTAATAGGTGTGCGTCCCGACCTGATAGCATGTAGGAAGATTGTCTACTTTCATGAAAATCAGCTCGTGTACCCTGTGCGCGAAGTGAAAACGCGCGATTGTCAGTACGGATTCAACGAGATACTCTCCTG TTTGGCGGCAGACATAGTACTCTTTAATTCCAACTTTAATCGCACATCATTTCTGGACAACGTGCAGCCCTTTCTTAATATTCCGCCGGATTTCAAGCTGAAGCACATTCGcgagaaaattgaaaataagtGTGAGGTGCTTTACTTCCCCATTAAATTTCATGCCTTAACCAACGATCGTCGCATTGTGGATGTGAAACTTAATGCGGATGCTAACCTTGACCAAGATTGCTTGCATTTGATATGGCCCCATCGTTGGGAGCACGACAAAAACCCAGATCTGTTGGTTGAAGTCCTTCTCGAGTTGAGCAATCGGCAGGTCAACTTCAAGGTTACCATCTGTGGCGAGAGCTACCAGGAAGTGCCAGAGGCCTTTGAGGGAATACGGGAAAAACTGGGGTCCAAGCTCATTAACTATGGGCACCTATCGCGCGAAGAGTACATAAAGTCGTTGCTTGCCGGGGACATAGTCATATCCACGGCAAGCCATGAGTTCTACGGTGTGTCCATGCTAGAAGCTACCTACTGCGGCTGTTACCCCGTTGCCCCTAATAAGCTGGTATACCCCGAAATCTATCCAAAGCCAAATTTGTACAGCACGACAAACTCTCTGATAAAAATGCTGTACAATTGGTGCCGCAGTCCGGAACATTTCCGCAGGCACCGCGTTAAATTCTTCGAGTCATTTTCGTTTGACAAGTACTCTGCAGAGCACTTAGTGCCCAAATATCTCGATAAAATGGGGATCTCGAGTAATTTACGGCAGAGTGAAAGCTAA
- the LOC117903285 gene encoding peptidoglycan-recognition protein LE isoform X3 has product MSNVPMSTASRSISEERTRQWLAAQAAPDDDEVESIAESSVVDSLDYEYSEYTLDENNDDDDDNQNTGEEISTMTLGTPITANKRSNISDTLRDLMNSINSIQTVGNVNISNSTNVHIGNVTNINGNIQIIANSLSRARHERRKTSLTEAPVPDIEPNSNHHNEDESEERVCSDVFINSQKFKIPKELCSIIPRHSWLAQTPMEKPEVLQRPVQYVVILHTATESSEKRAINVRLIRDMQVFSVLSHRVAEME; this is encoded by the exons ATGTCCAACGTACCTATGTCCACAGCGTCCAGGTCAATTAGTGAGGAACGCACCCGGCAATGGCTGGCAGCACAGGCTGCACCAGACGACGATGAGGTGGAATCAATTGCCGAATCATCGGTGGTGGACAGCCTAGATTATGAATACAGCGAGTACACCCTGGATgaaaataatgatgatgacgatgacaatcAAAATACAGGAGAGGAAATCAGTACCATGACATTGGGCACTCCCATCA CTGCGAACAAGCGTTCCAACATCAGTGACACTCTGCGAGACCTGATGAACTCTATCAACAGCATTCAAACAGTGGGAAATGTGAACATCAGCAACTCCACAAATGTGCATATTGGTAATGTGACCAACATCAATGGCAACATACAGATAATAGCCAACAGCTTGAGTCGAGCTCGGCACGAGCGTCGAAAAACGTCGCTCACTGAAGCTCCAGTGCCGGACATTGAACCAAACAGTAACCATCACAACGAAGACGAATCCGAGGAGCGGGTTTGCTCAGATGTATTCATCAATAGCCAAA AGTTCAAAATACCCAAGGAGCTGTGTTCCATTATTCCGCGACACTCCTGGCTGGCCCAAACCCCAATGGAAAAGCCAGAAGTGCTCCAGCGACCAGTTCAATATGTTGTCATTT TACACACGGCCACCGAGAGTTCCGAGAAGCGCGCCATCAATGTGCGACTTATCCGCGACATGCAGGT ATTTTCAGTGCTTTCACATCGAGTCGCGGAGATGGAATGA
- the LOC117903287 gene encoding abscission/NoCut checkpoint regulator isoform X1 codes for MSCFGCSRKYGLFSKEYGCPNCGFSYCSKCLKRPMPVPRFAGKVLNVCLICYDKLSKLQTNVDQDKVIDCDALPGELVTKMRLPNPLNGSTRLELDKADELFDNVSPPEELAGVMAPISPTAHSTNEDIDENLDSAMAKRLQNLRDVDATDDEIRARLSNISGIPHHKNYDKKDILLSTDQRSDQDKIKDLLHQFMDETELDQKVDNQRNDAISDIERRLRALRDNPIGDEAGGAGGAELSTLNTPSDNEDDEKTLKNIIKKYVAESSLPTENSGRDDGVEGDMAKNSNTEELPWCHICNEDAVFRCRGCDGDLFCSQCYREYHDDDEEYRAHVKVKYDSPPKFTENHF; via the exons ATGAGCTGCTTTGGCTGCAGCCGAAAATATGGACTATTCAGCAAGGAG TATGGGTGTCCCAACTGCGGCTTCTCCTACTGCTCCAAGTGTCTGAAGaggccaatgccagtgcctcGGTTCGCAGGGAAGGTGTTGAACGTCTGCTTAATTTGCTACGATAAACTGTCCAAACTGCAGACTAATGTCGATCAGGATAAAGTCATTGACTGCGATGCATTGCCGGGGGAACTTGTTACCAAAATGCGCCTGCCAAACCCCTTAAATGGCTCCACCCGGTTGGAACTCGACAAGGCAGACGAACTCTTCGA CAATGTTTCGCCGCCGGAGGAACTGGCTGGCGTAATGGCACCCATAAGCCCCACAGCTCATTCCACAAATGAAGATATTGACGAAAATTTGGATAGTGCCATGGCAAAACGGTTGCAGAATCTTAGAGATGTGGATGCAACTGACGATGAAATTCGGGCGCGTCTTTCCAACATAAGCGGCATTCCGCATCATAAGAACTACGACAAAAAGGATATTCTGCTCTCCACGGACCAAAGAAGTGATCAGGACAAAATCAAAGATTTGCTGCATCAGTTCATGGACGAAACGGAGCTGGACCAAAAAGTTGACAACCAACGTAACGATGCAATTTCCGACATTGAACGACGTTTGCGTGCCCTGCGGGATAACCCAATCGGTGATGAAGCAGGCGGGGCTGGCGGTGCAGAGCTATCGACTTTAAATACTCCCAGCGATAACGAGGATGATGAGAAGaccttaaaaaatataatcaaaaag TACGTTGCAGAATCAAGTTTGCCAACTGAGAACAGTGGCCGTGATGATGGCGTCGAGGGGGATATGGCCAAAAATAGCAATACTGAGGAGCTGCCTTGGTGTCATATTTGTAACGAGGATGCCGTCTTCCGTTGCCGGGGATGCGATGGCGACCTGTTCTGCTCCCAGTGCTATAGAGAGTAccacgacgatgatgaggagtATCGAGCGCATGTTAAAGTCAAGTATGATTCGCCGCCTAAATTTACTGAAAACCACTTCTAG
- the LOC117903282 gene encoding 28S ribosomal protein S30, mitochondrial, with the protein MLKLSRVNQLRASSLRFLAAQPQAQAEAASGSGTSNENSPEPEYPPIRDLTYKAVKRREAGDWHEEIRKVPTVEEKLIKVNMPRYYGYKVVDFNDNKIPYNALPVTQHYTRTVLQELPLPTTDEGQKSESSLDSFLQAARNDVIDALELAHDFYNHQATLPDFVPSDSVTRERQLTQVIVEQVNRALQQVLSADYPHLNDVEVDYNPRHEAFWAVGGVDAPKNVQNSKKGRDWQKDDASDSVDRLVQYTGSPYLALRHRQQLCPWMTEKESENIELARQLPRFKHDARTLGYRTTYQHAVNVPGYWPSANGPNFGLLSFQSRASLQTRHKAYGDSDFQEALNALAIKSSYAWLLAQATYNGFNTYNDLTYPMNTQTVITNGREWSFYEYQLNTLLLHGNQVDENPRVNSCRGTPPLPLYAEISEKGKCVDFNDATLKQLLRVYTNVPKVERAANELHPYVTARTTDYDNAQQRDFIEKTFKHLSSKRPRHLELPEIYLWEKLYKIDHKTRAMEAKRRFFELDINPWRRTLEKHDKEYVPRAVRPGGRKNREDRFKKTFYP; encoded by the exons ATGTTAAAGTTAAGTCGTGTGAATCAGTTGCGTGCTTCGTCTCTAAGATTTTTGGCCGCGCAGCCCCAAGCACAAGCCGAGGCAGCGTCTGGGTCTGGGACAAGCAATGAAAATAGTCCCGAACCGGAGTATCCACCAATTCGGGACCTGACATACAAGGCAGTCAAGCGCAGAGAAGCTGGTGATTGGCATGAAGAAATACGTAAAGTGCCGACCGTAGAAGAAAAACTAATCAAAGTGAACATGCCTCGCTATTATGGATACAAAGTGGTCGACttcaacgacaacaaaattCCATACAACGCATTGCCGGTAACGCAACATTACACGCGCACAGTGCTGCAAGAGTTGCCGCTACCAACTACCGATGAAGGCCAGAAGTCTGAATCGAGTTTAGACTCTTTTCTACAAGCGGCCCGCAATGATGTTATTGATGCGCTGGAACTGGCACACGACTTCTACAA CCACCAGGCGACGCTACCCGACTTTGTGCCCTCTGACTCCGTTACCCGGGAACGCCAGCTGACGCAAGTAATTGTAGAGCAGGTTAACAGAGCTTTACAGCAGGTGCTCAGCGCTGATTATCCGCATCTAAATGATGTCGAGGTGGACTACAATCCGCGGCACGAGGCCTTCTGGGCAGTTGGCGGAGTTGATGCTcccaaaaatgtgcaaaactCAAAAAAAGGTCGGGACTGGCAGAAAGACGATGCTAGTGACAGCGTTGACCGATTGGTCCAATACACTGGGTCTCCATACTTGGCGCTGCGCCATCGTCAGCAGCTGTGCCCATGGATGACCGAAAAGGAAAGTGAAAATATAGAACTAGCCCGACAGCTGCCACGCTTTAAGCATGATGCCCGTACCTTGGGCTACAGAACCACCTACCAGCATGCAGTTAATGTGCCCGGCTACTGGCCGAGTGCTAACGGGCCCAACTTTGGGTTGCTCTCGTTTCAATCGCGAGCTTCCCTTCAGACGCGTCACAAGGCATATGGCGATAGCGACTTTCAGGAAGCTCTAAATGCCCTGGCTATTAAGTCTTCATACGCATGGCTGTTGGCGCAGGCCACTTACAACGGGTTCAATACCTATAACGACCTCACCTACCCCATGAACACCCAAACTGTGATCACAAATGGTCGAGAATGGAGCTTCTACGAGTACCAGCTGAACACTTTGCTTCTGCACGGCAACCAAGTGGACGAAAATCCCCGAGTGAACAGCTGTCGAGGCACACCGCCTCTTCCGCTCTACGCAGAGATATCAGAAAAAGGAAAGTGTGTGGACTTCAATGATGCCACGCTAAAGCAGCTGCTCAGAGTGTACACGAACGTCCCGAAGGTTGAGCGCGCTGCCAACGAGCTCCATCCGTATGTGACAGCTCGCACCACTGACTATGATAATGCACAGCAGCGCGATTTTATTGAGAAAACGTTTAAGCATTTGTCTTCGAAGCGACCCCGTCATCTTGAGCTGCCCGAGATTTACTTGTGGGAGAAGTTGTACAAGATTGACCATAAGACTCGCGCCATGGAGGCGAAACGGCGCTTCTTTGAGCTGGACATAAACCCTTGGCGGCGAACACTTGAAAAACACGACAAAGAGTACGTTCCGCGGGCGGTGCGACCGGGCGGCCGTAAGAATCGCGAAGATCGTTTTAAGAAAACTTTCTACCCCTAA
- the LOC117903285 gene encoding peptidoglycan-recognition protein LE isoform X1: MSNVPMSTASRSISEERTRQWLAAQAAPDDDEVESIAESSVVDSLDYEYSEYTLDENNDDDDDNQNTGEEISTMTLGTPITANKRSNISDTLRDLMNSINSIQTVGNVNISNSTNVHIGNVTNINGNIQIIANSLSRARHERRKTSLTEAPVPDIEPNSNHHNEDESEERVCSDVFINSQKFKIPKELCSIIPRHSWLAQTPMEKPEVLQRPVQYVVILHTATESSEKRAINVRLIRDMQCFHIESRRWNDIAYNFLIGCDGNIYEGRGWHAVGAHTLGYNRIALGVSFIGCFMRELPTPDAMNMCRNLLARGVEDGHIAPDYRLICHCQCNSTESPGRRLYEEIQSWPHFYNIEKEKQ; this comes from the exons ATGTCCAACGTACCTATGTCCACAGCGTCCAGGTCAATTAGTGAGGAACGCACCCGGCAATGGCTGGCAGCACAGGCTGCACCAGACGACGATGAGGTGGAATCAATTGCCGAATCATCGGTGGTGGACAGCCTAGATTATGAATACAGCGAGTACACCCTGGATgaaaataatgatgatgacgatgacaatcAAAATACAGGAGAGGAAATCAGTACCATGACATTGGGCACTCCCATCA CTGCGAACAAGCGTTCCAACATCAGTGACACTCTGCGAGACCTGATGAACTCTATCAACAGCATTCAAACAGTGGGAAATGTGAACATCAGCAACTCCACAAATGTGCATATTGGTAATGTGACCAACATCAATGGCAACATACAGATAATAGCCAACAGCTTGAGTCGAGCTCGGCACGAGCGTCGAAAAACGTCGCTCACTGAAGCTCCAGTGCCGGACATTGAACCAAACAGTAACCATCACAACGAAGACGAATCCGAGGAGCGGGTTTGCTCAGATGTATTCATCAATAGCCAAA AGTTCAAAATACCCAAGGAGCTGTGTTCCATTATTCCGCGACACTCCTGGCTGGCCCAAACCCCAATGGAAAAGCCAGAAGTGCTCCAGCGACCAGTTCAATATGTTGTCATTT TACACACGGCCACCGAGAGTTCCGAGAAGCGCGCCATCAATGTGCGACTTATCCGCGACATGCAG TGCTTTCACATCGAGTCGCGGAGATGGAATGACATTGCCTATAACTTTTTAATTGGTTGTGATGGCAACATCTACGAGGGACGCGGCTGGCATGCTGTGGGTGCGCACACATTGGGATACAACAGAATCGCATTGGGCGTCAGTTTCATCGGTTGCTTCATGCGGGAATTGCCCACTCCGGATGCCATGAACATGTGCCGCAATCTTTTGGCCCGCGGTGTGGAGGATGGCCACATTGCACCCGATTATCGACtcatctgccactgccagtgcaaCTCGACGGAAAGTCCAGGCCGGCGCTTGTATGAGGAGATACAGTCCTGGCCACATTTCTACAACATCGAAAAGGAGAAACAGTAG
- the LOC117903285 gene encoding peptidoglycan-recognition protein LE isoform X2, whose product MNSINSIQTVGNVNISNSTNVHIGNVTNINGNIQIIANSLSRARHERRKTSLTEAPVPDIEPNSNHHNEDESEERVCSDVFINSQKFKIPKELCSIIPRHSWLAQTPMEKPEVLQRPVQYVVILHTATESSEKRAINVRLIRDMQCFHIESRRWNDIAYNFLIGCDGNIYEGRGWHAVGAHTLGYNRIALGVSFIGCFMRELPTPDAMNMCRNLLARGVEDGHIAPDYRLICHCQCNSTESPGRRLYEEIQSWPHFYNIEKEKQ is encoded by the exons ATGAACTCTATCAACAGCATTCAAACAGTGGGAAATGTGAACATCAGCAACTCCACAAATGTGCATATTGGTAATGTGACCAACATCAATGGCAACATACAGATAATAGCCAACAGCTTGAGTCGAGCTCGGCACGAGCGTCGAAAAACGTCGCTCACTGAAGCTCCAGTGCCGGACATTGAACCAAACAGTAACCATCACAACGAAGACGAATCCGAGGAGCGGGTTTGCTCAGATGTATTCATCAATAGCCAAA AGTTCAAAATACCCAAGGAGCTGTGTTCCATTATTCCGCGACACTCCTGGCTGGCCCAAACCCCAATGGAAAAGCCAGAAGTGCTCCAGCGACCAGTTCAATATGTTGTCATTT TACACACGGCCACCGAGAGTTCCGAGAAGCGCGCCATCAATGTGCGACTTATCCGCGACATGCAG TGCTTTCACATCGAGTCGCGGAGATGGAATGACATTGCCTATAACTTTTTAATTGGTTGTGATGGCAACATCTACGAGGGACGCGGCTGGCATGCTGTGGGTGCGCACACATTGGGATACAACAGAATCGCATTGGGCGTCAGTTTCATCGGTTGCTTCATGCGGGAATTGCCCACTCCGGATGCCATGAACATGTGCCGCAATCTTTTGGCCCGCGGTGTGGAGGATGGCCACATTGCACCCGATTATCGACtcatctgccactgccagtgcaaCTCGACGGAAAGTCCAGGCCGGCGCTTGTATGAGGAGATACAGTCCTGGCCACATTTCTACAACATCGAAAAGGAGAAACAGTAG
- the LOC117903281 gene encoding DDB1- and CUL4-associated factor 6-like, which yields MYKKTAAELRHSVHQSLENYPYNGAGSAQANLQASCKNSLSFVQRLDLLQTLNVHNGCVNTVNWNASGTHIVSGSDDNHLVITEAKSGRVALKSKTQHKRHIFSARFMPHSNDQSVVSCSGEGLVIHTEFLIPYSSENCTKTEDPLVGESSRIANVFDCHTFGSTFDVLPLPDAPRSFLSCGEDATVRCFDLRQSSSCSKRMCQKHILIMAPCAVTAMDVAPFNHNNLAIGCSDSIIRIYDRRMLANAESASVSVGSTIPLKAYPIPMEYTRRHYRPTCVKFNMNESELLVSYSMEQIYLFDLKHPGYNDAGLLKSGCYTPKMRREDDPDPQMPRLRFRGDWSDTGPNSQAIAEQGFNGPNVGQARPPLEPGVLSRLSDEIFRMLNSPSRQMRQTSQAAESNADPSSSRTDPLPSQRTEGNTAAATSNRDLNNTLLARAQDTIYENMIHESDAPNISANSGSGTEGGPESTEETKEPKNEYKDGISAEDGQTFPIRNFDYVKMAFSGHRNSRTMVKGACFWGDDFIMSGSDCGHIFVWNRRTGKVVKTLLADNRVVNRVQPHPTLPYLLSSGIDYNVKVWAPVAPVPHFDDTETAGLIKSNEIMLVETRDTITVPAQIMIRILASLHQYRRLMHESGGEARSRQEAPSSNDAEAPNGDN from the exons ATGTACAAAAAAACAGCGGCAGAACTCCGTCACAGTGTACACCAGAGCCTCGAAAACTATCCATATAATGGGGCTGGCAGTGCCCAGGCCAATTTGCAGGCCAGTTGCAAAA ATTCCTTGAGCTTTGTGCAGCGCCTAGATCTACTGCAGACGCTAAACGTGCATAATGGCTGCGTGAACACAGTGAACTGGAATGCAAGCGGAACGCATATTGTATCTGGCTCCGATGACAATCATTTGGTCATTACGGAGGCCAAGAGCGGTCGGGTGGCACTCAAGAGCAAGACCCAGCATAAGCGTCATATTTTCAGTGCTCGCttcatgccacacagcaacgACCAGAGTGTCGTTTCCTGCTCTGGCGAAGGTCTAGTCATTCACACTGAGTTCCTGATTCCATATAGCTCCGAAAACTGTACAAAGACGGAAGACCCTCTAGTTGGAGAGAGCAGCCGAATCGCGAACGTTTTTGATTGTCACACCTTTGGGAGCACCTTCGATGTTTTGCCATTACCCGATGCACCGCGCTCCTTTCTCAGTTGCGGAGAAGATGCAACTGTACGCTGCTTCGATCTTCGCCAATCGAGTAGCTGCTCCAAGCGCATGTGCCAAAAGCACATCCTCATAATGGCGCCCTGTGCCGTGACAGCCATGGACGTGGCTCCATTTAATCACAACAACCTGGCCATCGGCTGTTCAGACTCGATAATTCGCATATACGATAGGCGCATGCTGGCAAATGCAGAATCTGCGTCTGTGTCGGTGGGCTCAACAATACCGCTTAAGGCCTACCCCATACCGATGGAGTACACGCGTCGGCACTATCGCCCGACCTGCGTTAAGTTTAATATGAACGAATCGGAGCTTCTGGTCAGTTACTCAATGGAGCAGATTTATCTGTTTGATCTGAAACACCCCGGATATAACGACGCAGGTCTGTTGAAGAGCGGCTGTTATACGCCTAAGATGCGCCGGGAAGATGATCCCGATCCGCAAATGCCGCGTCTTCGCTTTCGTGGCGATTGGTCAGACACTGGGCCGAACTCCCAGGCCATTGCCGAGCAGGGTTTCAACGGTCCCAATGTGGGCCAGGCTCGTCCACCCCTTGAACCTGGGGTACTCAGTCGACTCAGTGACGAAATCTTTCGCATGCTTAATTCGCCCAGTCGTCAAATGCGTCAAACTTCCCAAGCAGCCGAGTCAAATGCAgatccaagcagcagccgaacGGATCCTTTGCCCTCGCAGAGGACGGAGGGGAATACCGCAGCTGCCACATCCAACCGCGACTTAAATAACACACTTCTTGCCAGAGCTCAGGACACgatttatgaaaatatgatCCACGAATCGGATGCGCCAAACATTTCTGCCAACTCTGGTTCTG GAACTGAAGGAGGTCCCGAGAGCACAGAGGAAACAAAAGAGCCCAAAAACGAGTACAAGGATGGCATATCAGCTGAGGATGGACAAACGTTTCCCATTCGCAATTTTGATtacgtgaaaatggcattcaGTGGGCACCGCAACTCAAGGACAATGGTAAAGGGCGCTTGCTTCTGGGGTGACGACTTTATAATGTCGGGTTCCGACTGTGGCCATATATTCGTTTGGAATCGACGGACCGGAAAGGTGGTCAAGACGCTTCTGGCAGATAATCGTGTAGTCAATCGTGTTCAACCACATCCCACGCTCCCCTACCTTCTTAGCTCCGGCATCGACTACAATGTGAAGGTGTGGGCCCCAGTAGCTCCTGTTCCCCATTTCGACGATACCGAAACCGCCGGA CTTATAAAGAGCAATGAGATTATGTTAGTGGAGACTCGCGACACTATAACCGTGCCTGCCCAGATAATGATACGAATTTTGGCCAGCCTACATCAGTATCGCCGGTTAATGCACGAATCTGGTGGCGAAGCCAGATCGAGGCAAGAAGCTCCATCTAGTAATGACGCTGAAGCTCCTAACGGTGATAACTAA
- the LOC117903287 gene encoding abscission/NoCut checkpoint regulator isoform X2, with the protein MAPPGWNSTRQTNSSTTATFYCSNVSPPEELAGVMAPISPTAHSTNEDIDENLDSAMAKRLQNLRDVDATDDEIRARLSNISGIPHHKNYDKKDILLSTDQRSDQDKIKDLLHQFMDETELDQKVDNQRNDAISDIERRLRALRDNPIGDEAGGAGGAELSTLNTPSDNEDDEKTLKNIIKKYVAESSLPTENSGRDDGVEGDMAKNSNTEELPWCHICNEDAVFRCRGCDGDLFCSQCYREYHDDDEEYRAHVKVKYDSPPKFTENHF; encoded by the exons ATGGCTCCACCCGGTTGGAACTCGACAAGGCAGACGAACTCTTCGA CTACCGCTACCTTTTACTGCAGCAATGTTTCGCCGCCGGAGGAACTGGCTGGCGTAATGGCACCCATAAGCCCCACAGCTCATTCCACAAATGAAGATATTGACGAAAATTTGGATAGTGCCATGGCAAAACGGTTGCAGAATCTTAGAGATGTGGATGCAACTGACGATGAAATTCGGGCGCGTCTTTCCAACATAAGCGGCATTCCGCATCATAAGAACTACGACAAAAAGGATATTCTGCTCTCCACGGACCAAAGAAGTGATCAGGACAAAATCAAAGATTTGCTGCATCAGTTCATGGACGAAACGGAGCTGGACCAAAAAGTTGACAACCAACGTAACGATGCAATTTCCGACATTGAACGACGTTTGCGTGCCCTGCGGGATAACCCAATCGGTGATGAAGCAGGCGGGGCTGGCGGTGCAGAGCTATCGACTTTAAATACTCCCAGCGATAACGAGGATGATGAGAAGaccttaaaaaatataatcaaaaag TACGTTGCAGAATCAAGTTTGCCAACTGAGAACAGTGGCCGTGATGATGGCGTCGAGGGGGATATGGCCAAAAATAGCAATACTGAGGAGCTGCCTTGGTGTCATATTTGTAACGAGGATGCCGTCTTCCGTTGCCGGGGATGCGATGGCGACCTGTTCTGCTCCCAGTGCTATAGAGAGTAccacgacgatgatgaggagtATCGAGCGCATGTTAAAGTCAAGTATGATTCGCCGCCTAAATTTACTGAAAACCACTTCTAG
- the LOC117903289 gene encoding protein stunted isoform X2, which yields MTNAWRAAGITYIQYSNIAARVLREALRTELRADAAKRDASHVKFTPWANGKPAHEKL from the exons ATGACTAACGCCTGGAGAGCCGCTGGAATCAC CTACATCCAATACTCGAACATTGCAGCCCGAGTCCTGCGTGAAGCCTTGCGCACGGAGCTGCGTGCAGATGCTGCCAAGCGTGATGCAAGCCATGTGAAGTTCACTCCATGGGCCAACGGCAAGCCAGCTC ACGAAAAGCTTTAA
- the LOC117903289 gene encoding protein stunted isoform X1: MTNAWRAAGITYIQYSNIAARVLREALRTELRADAAKRDASHVKFTPWANGKPAPRQTQSES; encoded by the exons ATGACTAACGCCTGGAGAGCCGCTGGAATCAC CTACATCCAATACTCGAACATTGCAGCCCGAGTCCTGCGTGAAGCCTTGCGCACGGAGCTGCGTGCAGATGCTGCCAAGCGTGATGCAAGCCATGTGAAGTTCACTCCATGGGCCAACGGCAAGCCAGCTC CTCGCCAAACTCAGTCGGAATCCTAG